A window of Sphingobacterium kitahiroshimense genomic DNA:
AATCAATTGTTTAAATTAGTAAATAAAGGAATTCCTTATCCACTTACTAAATTTAAAAATAAGCGGTCTTTTCTTTCTATCGAAAATTTTTGTTTCTTTATTGAACAGATCTTATTTAAAAAAGACAAGATGGAGACAGGTATTTATCATCTTGCTGATGATGAAACGTTATCATCCAATGAAATTATTAAAATTATTAAAGAAGAGACAGGTTTTAATACGCCTTGCCTGCCCTTGCCTAAAAGCTTAATACGTTGGATATCTAAGGTCGGTGACCGGACCTCATTACCATTGAATACATGGCGTCTTAAGAAACTAACCAGTACTTTGGTTGTATCTAATAAAAAGATAAAGATAGCCTTGTCTATCCAACGTCTACCTCTTACAGCCAAAGAAGGGTTGAGAGAAACTATTCGATCATTTCAAAATTTAAATCAATAACCCTTTTCATTTTACATTGATTTGTTTTTTAGACAATTGTTCATCTATTATTGCCGGTACAAATAACAGCTTTTGGCCCATGCACTATTATGCAAATGTTCACAGAAATTTCTCTTGATATTTATGTGTATGCTGTTTCGAAGCCTGCTGAATATCACTACACTTATTATCGTAATAATAACCAAACAATAAACTAGGAAACGACGTGTATAGCTGCAGTTCTATTCGGCATATTAAGGAAACAAATAGGCGATTTAGCATTGCCAGGTAATTGCCCTCAACCGGTAAAGAGCTAGCCTTGAAAAACCAAATTTGATAAAACATTTACACGAAGCTTTCAGTATTTCTTTTTATTCTCCGTGATTTGAGCTCCTATTGTACTGGACTATACATCTTTTTTCACGTTTTCAGAAGTGTTAATGTATGTTAAACGATAAAAGTAGGCATATTTATTGCGATTAGCGAATCAGCCTTTTACTTTATATCAATGAAATTGTTACATTTCAATATGAAACCGTTTCAGCTAAGTTAACAAGTAACGGGATCATCAATTTAAAATTAGCATCACAATGAAGCTAATTTTAAAGCAATAACAACATAATAATTTGAAAAATGATGAATGATAAAAATACAAGTGCCTTACAATCCATAGTTGCAAATACTCATATCGCTGTCATTGGCTTAGGCTATGTTGGATTGCCATTGGCTATAGAGCTTTCAAAAAAGTACGATGTTTTGGGTTTCGATATCAATGAGGGGCGCATCAGCGAGCTTCGCCAAGGAAAAGATAGTACAAAAGAAGCTGATTTAGCAGATCTAGCCGCAGTCATGGAATTGCAGAAAAGTGCTACCATCGGATTATCTTTTTCCAGTGCAGTAGAAGATCTCCGTCGCTACAATACCTTTATTATTACGGTGCCTACACCAATAGATAAATTTAAAACACCCGATCTGCGGTTATTGCTTCGTGCTTCTGACATGATCGGTAGTGTATTAAAGGTAGGCGATATTGTCATTTATGAGTCTACCGTTTATCCGGGCTGTACCGAAGAGGACTGTGTCCCTGTTTTAGAAAAAACCTCTGGATTGGTTTTTAATCAAGATTTTTATGTAGGTTATTCTCCAGAACGTATCAATCCTGGAGATAAAGTCAATACATTGACCAAAATCAAAAAAGTAACTTCTGGTTCCACACCTGCTATTGCTGCGCGGGTCGATCAATTGTATGGATCTATTATCGTTGCAGGCACACATATGGCACCTAATATAAAAGTTGCAGAGGCATCCAAGGCTATTGAAAATGCACAGCGCGATGTAAATATTTCGTTTGTCAATGAGCTATCACTTATTTTTGATCGGATCGGTATCGATACCCATGATGTAATAGAAGCCGCGAGCACCAAATGGAATTTTTTAAAATACAAACCCGGATTAGTAGGAGGGCATTGTATCGGTGTAGATCCCTATTATCTTGCACATAAAGCTCAGGAACTCGGTTATGATCCACAGGTTATCCTTTCAGGACGAAGAGTCAATGACAATATGGGAGCATTCGTTGCCGATAAAGTTATTAAATTGATGATTCAAAAAGATCTAAAGATCAAGGGCTCCCGTACACTGATCTTGGGCATCACTTTTAAGGAAAACTGTACCGATGTGCGCAATACCAAAG
This region includes:
- a CDS encoding nucleotide sugar dehydrogenase, whose amino-acid sequence is MMNDKNTSALQSIVANTHIAVIGLGYVGLPLAIELSKKYDVLGFDINEGRISELRQGKDSTKEADLADLAAVMELQKSATIGLSFSSAVEDLRRYNTFIITVPTPIDKFKTPDLRLLLRASDMIGSVLKVGDIVIYESTVYPGCTEEDCVPVLEKTSGLVFNQDFYVGYSPERINPGDKVNTLTKIKKVTSGSTPAIAARVDQLYGSIIVAGTHMAPNIKVAEASKAIENAQRDVNISFVNELSLIFDRIGIDTHDVIEAASTKWNFLKYKPGLVGGHCIGVDPYYLAHKAQELGYDPQVILSGRRVNDNMGAFVADKVIKLMIQKDLKIKGSRTLILGITFKENCTDVRNTKVVDIYHELRSFGVEVDIYDPWANVAEVKKEYDLDLLHDLEGAKTYAAVIIAVAHDQFIELDYETIKQKNGIIFDTKACLDRSIVDGRL